The Prochlorococcus marinus str. MIT 9301 genome window below encodes:
- a CDS encoding rhodanese-like domain-containing protein, with amino-acid sequence MGSYPKSINASSLNDWFNSEKEDPVLIDVREQSELELARFSKEFLHIPISKVTSEYVEEIFAGLLGREIVVTCHAGIRSYNFSQWCLDNNIVSEIWNLEEGIDGWSRYIDPSIPRY; translated from the coding sequence TTGGGAAGTTATCCAAAATCTATAAATGCTTCTAGTCTAAATGATTGGTTTAATTCTGAGAAAGAAGATCCAGTCTTGATTGATGTAAGAGAGCAGTCAGAGCTTGAACTAGCTCGTTTCTCAAAAGAATTTTTACATATACCAATTAGTAAAGTTACATCTGAATATGTTGAAGAAATATTCGCTGGTTTATTAGGTAGAGAAATTGTAGTTACCTGTCATGCAGGAATAAGAAGTTATAACTTTTCACAATGGTGCTTGGATAATAATATTGTGAGCGAAATATGGAATTTGGAGGAGGGTATTGATGGATGGAGTAGATATATTGACCCATCAATACCAAGGTATTGA
- the trpB gene encoding tryptophan synthase subunit beta → MVSTFSRKDQNYKNDDLNQPSKEGRFGKYGGQYVPETLMPALFELETAASNAWKDKLFVEELNHLLKTYVGRETPLYEAKRLTEHYKTKQATPRIWLKREDLNHTGAHKINNALGQALLAIRMGKKRIIAETGAGQHGVATATVCARFGLKCIIYMGAEDIKRQSLNVFRMKLLGAEVKVVNSGTATLKDATSEAIRDWVSNVETTHYILGSVAGPHPFPKIVRDFHAVIGEETKKQCLESFGSFPDILLACVGGGSNAMGLFHPFVKETSVRLIGVEAAGSGVDTDKHAATITKGSVGILHGSMSLLLQDDNGQVQEAHSISAGLDYPGVGPEHSHLKEIGRAEYGSVTDQEALDALKLVSELEGIIPALETSHAFAWLDKLCPTLEKDTHIVINCSGRGDKDVNTVASSLDI, encoded by the coding sequence GTGGTAAGTACATTTTCTCGCAAAGATCAGAATTATAAAAATGACGATTTAAATCAACCCTCTAAAGAGGGAAGATTTGGAAAATATGGTGGTCAATATGTTCCTGAAACGCTAATGCCTGCTCTTTTTGAGCTTGAAACAGCTGCATCTAATGCATGGAAAGATAAACTTTTTGTAGAAGAATTAAATCATCTCCTTAAGACTTATGTAGGAAGAGAAACACCACTTTATGAAGCCAAAAGACTTACTGAACATTACAAAACTAAACAAGCAACCCCTAGAATATGGCTTAAAAGGGAAGATTTAAATCATACTGGGGCTCACAAAATTAATAATGCCCTCGGACAAGCTTTACTTGCAATAAGAATGGGCAAAAAAAGAATAATTGCAGAAACTGGAGCAGGTCAGCACGGAGTTGCTACGGCTACTGTTTGTGCGAGATTTGGCTTGAAATGTATTATCTACATGGGTGCTGAAGATATAAAAAGGCAATCCCTTAACGTTTTCAGAATGAAACTTCTAGGAGCTGAAGTTAAAGTTGTAAATTCTGGAACTGCAACACTTAAGGATGCCACTAGTGAAGCCATTAGAGATTGGGTTTCTAATGTCGAAACCACACACTACATTTTAGGATCTGTTGCCGGCCCACACCCTTTCCCAAAGATTGTGCGAGATTTTCATGCAGTTATAGGTGAAGAAACTAAAAAACAATGTTTAGAATCATTTGGCTCTTTTCCCGATATTTTGCTTGCTTGTGTAGGTGGGGGATCAAATGCAATGGGGCTTTTCCATCCTTTTGTTAAAGAAACTTCTGTGCGTCTTATTGGAGTTGAAGCCGCAGGAAGCGGAGTTGATACTGACAAACATGCTGCCACAATCACTAAAGGTTCAGTTGGAATTTTGCATGGATCAATGAGTCTTCTCTTGCAAGATGATAATGGTCAAGTACAAGAAGCTCACTCAATAAGTGCAGGTTTAGATTACCCTGGAGTAGGACCTGAACATAGCCATTTAAAAGAAATAGGTAGAGCAGAATATGGATCAGTCACAGATCAAGAAGCTTTAGACGCTTTAAAACTTGTTAGTGAACTAGAAGGAATTATTCCTGCACTTGAAACTTCCCATGCCTTTGCTTGGTTAGATAAATTATGCCCTACTCTTGAAAAAGATACTCATATAGTTATCAATTGCTCTGGAAGAGGCGACAAAGATGTTAATACTGTTGCATCTTCATTAGATATTTAA
- a CDS encoding translation initiation factor SUI1: protein MGKKNWIEFDNQEKKSQETAKVDTVNKKLKINISKQKKGKKGKTVTLIRGLDAEDEILLKELLKKIKVFCGTGGTLIDKNIQLQGDMVSKSIEFLRKEGFHNL, encoded by the coding sequence ATGGGAAAAAAGAATTGGATCGAATTTGATAATCAAGAAAAAAAATCACAAGAAACAGCTAAAGTAGATACCGTTAATAAAAAATTAAAAATAAATATTTCAAAACAAAAAAAAGGTAAAAAGGGAAAGACTGTAACTTTAATTCGAGGTTTAGACGCTGAGGATGAAATCTTATTAAAAGAATTACTAAAAAAAATTAAAGTTTTTTGTGGGACTGGAGGAACATTGATTGATAAAAATATCCAGTTACAGGGTGATATGGTATCGAAATCAATTGAGTTTCTTCGTAAAGAGGGATTTCATAATTTATGA
- the cysC gene encoding adenylyl-sulfate kinase — MKEQDQTKSTNIKWHNLTIDREKLEKMRGHKGMVIWFTGLSGSGKSTLANALNEVLHLDGFSTYVLDGDNIRHGLCKDLGFSDEDREENIRRIGEVANLFMNAGIITITAFVSPFISDRDKVRKIIGSQDFIEVYCAADITVCENRDTKGLYKKARLGEIKEFTGISSPYEAPHNPEIVVDTGSLDLNDSVEKVINYLKKENFLKKA, encoded by the coding sequence ATGAAAGAACAAGATCAAACAAAGTCAACCAATATAAAGTGGCACAATTTAACTATTGATAGAGAAAAGTTAGAGAAAATGAGAGGTCATAAAGGTATGGTTATATGGTTTACAGGTTTATCTGGCTCTGGTAAAAGTACTTTAGCTAACGCTTTAAATGAAGTTTTACACTTAGATGGTTTTTCGACTTACGTGTTGGATGGAGATAATATTAGACACGGTTTATGCAAAGATCTTGGGTTTTCGGATGAAGATAGAGAAGAAAATATAAGAAGAATTGGAGAAGTTGCGAATCTATTTATGAATGCTGGGATAATAACTATTACAGCATTCGTTTCACCATTTATTAGCGATAGAGATAAGGTGAGAAAAATTATTGGATCTCAAGATTTTATTGAAGTTTATTGTGCTGCAGATATCACAGTTTGTGAGAATAGGGATACTAAAGGTCTTTATAAGAAAGCTCGTTTGGGCGAAATTAAGGAATTTACAGGGATTTCTAGTCCATATGAAGCTCCTCATAATCCCGAAATTGTTGTTGATACAGGTTCGTTAGATTTAAATGATTCCGTTGAGAAAGTTATTAACTACCTTAAAAAAGAAAACTTTCTTAAAAAGGCCTAA
- the purE gene encoding 5-(carboxyamino)imidazole ribonucleotide mutase codes for MSKFNSKDIYKIAVVMGSDSDLKTLKPAINILKEFGIKTEVCILSAHRTPIEMMEYAKNAESENIKVIIAGAGGAAHLPGMLASITCIPIIGVPVESKTLKGIDSLLSIVQMPAGIPVATVAINGAQNAGLLAIEMISLFDASIKKTLKEFRENLHTQVRTKNSKLSTIGPDNYLQNK; via the coding sequence TTGTCAAAATTTAATTCTAAAGATATTTATAAAATTGCTGTCGTGATGGGTAGTGATTCAGATCTTAAAACATTGAAACCAGCTATCAATATTTTAAAAGAATTTGGAATAAAAACTGAAGTTTGTATACTTTCTGCTCATCGAACTCCTATTGAAATGATGGAATATGCAAAAAATGCAGAATCAGAAAACATAAAAGTAATAATTGCCGGTGCTGGTGGTGCTGCTCATCTTCCAGGAATGCTGGCATCCATAACTTGTATTCCTATTATTGGAGTACCAGTAGAAAGTAAGACACTTAAGGGGATTGATTCTCTTTTATCAATAGTTCAAATGCCCGCTGGGATTCCAGTTGCAACAGTTGCAATTAATGGAGCTCAGAATGCTGGATTATTAGCAATAGAGATGATCAGTTTATTTGATGCATCCATAAAGAAAACTTTAAAAGAATTCAGAGAAAATCTACATACACAGGTAAGAACTAAAAATAGTAAGTTATCAACTATTGGACCTGACAATTATCTTCAAAATAAATGA
- the bchM gene encoding magnesium protoporphyrin IX methyltransferase yields MTSNKIIEKSEVREYFNGTGFERWNKIYSKSDEINTVQKNIRKGHQKTVDDVVSYIKNYPELTKKSYCDAGCGVGSLSIPLLRLGIKELQVSDISSEMIKETKKRINELGLNQGKIKYEVCDLEKLKGLFDVVVCLDVFIHYPQPVAEEMVQHLCDLSKEKLIVSFAPYTPVLAVLKNIGKLFPGPSKTTRAYTLKEKGIINAAKEKGFKVVKKKLNQAPFYFSKLIEFEKI; encoded by the coding sequence ATGACGTCAAATAAAATTATCGAAAAAAGTGAAGTTAGGGAGTATTTTAATGGTACTGGCTTTGAAAGATGGAATAAAATTTATAGCAAATCTGATGAAATTAATACAGTTCAGAAAAATATTAGGAAAGGTCATCAAAAAACTGTAGATGATGTAGTCTCGTATATCAAAAATTATCCTGAACTAACAAAAAAAAGTTATTGTGATGCAGGCTGTGGTGTAGGAAGTCTTTCCATACCTTTACTAAGACTTGGTATAAAAGAACTACAGGTGAGCGATATTTCTTCTGAAATGATTAAAGAAACAAAGAAACGCATTAATGAATTAGGTTTGAATCAAGGTAAAATCAAATATGAAGTCTGTGATCTGGAAAAATTAAAAGGATTATTTGATGTTGTAGTTTGTTTGGATGTATTTATTCATTATCCTCAACCGGTCGCAGAAGAAATGGTTCAACATCTATGCGATTTAAGCAAAGAAAAACTAATCGTTAGCTTTGCTCCTTATACTCCAGTTCTTGCTGTTCTAAAAAATATTGGGAAATTATTTCCTGGGCCAAGTAAAACTACAAGAGCATATACATTGAAAGAAAAGGGTATTATTAATGCTGCTAAAGAAAAAGGATTTAAAGTGGTTAAAAAGAAATTAAATCAAGCTCCTTTTTATTTCTCAAAACTAATTGAATTCGAAAAAATTTAA
- a CDS encoding response regulator transcription factor yields the protein MNEINLINNEPVRKSRILLVDDEPGLRTAVKTFLEDEGFEIFIAVDGEDGWEKAQTVFPDLIISDVMMPRANGYALLEKIREDEKLGGTPVIFLTAKGMTLDRTEGYLAGVDDYISKPFDPDELAARVKNVINRQERLLKEAARFADIDVSKMAKQITEIKSMLTDQNQANPENKINLPSFTPREASVLQLVAEGLMNKEIARQLETSIRNVEKYVSRLFIKTGTSSRTELVRYALENHLVK from the coding sequence ATGAATGAAATTAATCTAATAAATAATGAACCTGTAAGAAAATCAAGAATTTTATTAGTTGATGATGAGCCTGGTTTAAGAACAGCTGTTAAAACATTTCTAGAAGATGAAGGCTTTGAAATATTTATTGCAGTTGATGGAGAGGATGGTTGGGAAAAAGCTCAAACAGTCTTCCCCGATTTGATAATTAGTGATGTTATGATGCCTCGAGCCAACGGTTATGCTTTACTAGAAAAAATTAGAGAGGATGAAAAATTAGGAGGAACTCCAGTTATTTTTCTAACTGCAAAAGGAATGACCCTAGACAGAACAGAAGGTTATCTTGCAGGAGTTGATGATTATATTTCCAAACCTTTCGATCCCGATGAATTGGCTGCAAGAGTCAAAAATGTAATCAACAGACAAGAACGCTTATTAAAAGAAGCGGCACGATTCGCAGATATTGACGTAAGCAAAATGGCAAAACAAATTACTGAAATAAAATCTATGCTCACAGACCAAAACCAGGCTAATCCAGAAAATAAAATAAATCTTCCTAGTTTTACTCCAAGAGAAGCAAGTGTACTTCAACTAGTAGCAGAGGGGCTGATGAACAAGGAAATTGCAAGGCAGCTTGAAACATCTATTAGAAATGTTGAGAAATATGTAAGTAGACTTTTTATTAAGACAGGTACGTCTAGCAGAACCGAATTAGTTCGTTATGCACTTGAAAATCATTTAGTAAAATGA
- a CDS encoding cysteine desulfurase family protein: protein MLSTPILLDYQSSTPCSKDVVDSMKPFWSEIFSNPANKSNLAGINASAILEASREKIEQSLFLKNKKVIFTSGATESNNLALLGFARNFYKKTGNYGHIITLKTEHKAVLEPLNQLKKEGFMVTEINPEKDGLISEEQFKKNIREDTFLVSVMLANNEIGVIQPLENISKICKSRGITLHSDFAQCLGYIELDNLLSDVNMITISSHKIYGPKGIGLLLIDEEINLEPLIVGGGQEYGLRSGTLPLPLVVGFAKAIEIAVLNQKNNAEKLLFYRNNLLEGLLKNNSGLIINGSIEKRLPHNLNLTVLDLNGAKFHKLLKSKIICSTGSACSSGQPSHVLLALGRSLKEAESSIRLSIGLSTNSKDIKQAIHILTNTIRSLR, encoded by the coding sequence ATGCTATCAACTCCCATACTACTAGACTATCAATCTTCGACTCCTTGCTCTAAAGATGTCGTTGATTCTATGAAACCTTTTTGGAGTGAGATATTTTCTAACCCTGCAAATAAATCTAATTTGGCTGGGATTAACGCAAGCGCTATATTGGAAGCCTCAAGAGAAAAAATAGAACAAAGTTTATTTCTTAAGAATAAAAAAGTTATTTTTACAAGTGGGGCAACTGAATCTAATAACTTAGCCTTATTAGGTTTTGCTAGAAATTTCTATAAAAAAACAGGAAATTATGGACATATTATTACCTTAAAAACAGAGCATAAAGCTGTTTTGGAGCCCCTTAACCAACTTAAAAAAGAGGGATTTATGGTTACAGAAATTAATCCTGAGAAAGATGGCTTAATTTCAGAAGAACAATTCAAAAAAAATATAAGAGAAGATACATTTCTGGTTAGTGTCATGTTGGCAAATAACGAAATTGGAGTTATTCAGCCTCTAGAGAATATTTCAAAGATATGTAAATCGAGGGGAATAACTTTGCACTCTGATTTCGCACAATGTTTAGGTTATATCGAGTTAGACAATCTTTTATCAGACGTAAATATGATAACGATTAGTTCTCACAAAATATATGGTCCTAAAGGGATAGGACTTCTTTTGATTGATGAAGAAATTAATCTTGAGCCTTTAATTGTTGGAGGAGGTCAGGAATATGGTCTTAGGTCTGGCACATTACCTCTTCCTCTAGTAGTTGGCTTTGCTAAAGCAATAGAGATAGCAGTTCTTAATCAAAAAAATAATGCTGAGAAATTACTTTTTTATAGAAATAATCTTTTAGAGGGGTTGTTAAAAAATAATTCTGGTTTAATAATTAATGGCTCAATAGAAAAAAGATTACCTCATAATTTAAATTTGACTGTATTGGATTTAAACGGAGCAAAGTTTCATAAACTTTTAAAATCTAAAATAATTTGTTCTACTGGATCTGCATGTAGTAGTGGTCAACCATCTCATGTCTTACTAGCCTTAGGTAGATCTCTGAAAGAAGCAGAATCTTCAATAAGGTTAAGTATTGGATTAAGTACTAATTCAAAAGATATAAAACAAGCAATTCATATTCTTACAAATACAATCAGATCATTACGATAG
- the rsmH gene encoding 16S rRNA (cytosine(1402)-N(4))-methyltransferase RsmH: protein MQTDLSDSSFFNHKSVMTDEIMASLEHYPLIHNNQLKGIDATLGGGGHSYHLLRKYSDLNIIGLDQDPFARKSALKKLDEFKSRIDIRASNFADFVPKEKVSFVIADLGVNSNQLDDPKRGFSFQKDGPLDMRMNPLLDVDAEKLIEVLNEKDLANLIYKYGDERLSRKIARKIKLDLKENGKYSGTKELAYSIAGCFPPKQRYKKIHPATRTFQALRIAVNKEIEVLEKFLQVVPEWLLPGGIISVISFHSLEDRLVKSCFKNDQRLKNLTKKPITPSEEEVELNKRARSGKLRIAQLN from the coding sequence ATGCAAACTGACCTATCTGATTCATCTTTTTTCAATCATAAATCAGTTATGACAGATGAGATTATGGCCTCATTAGAGCATTACCCACTTATACATAACAATCAACTTAAGGGAATAGACGCAACTTTAGGCGGAGGCGGGCACTCTTATCATTTATTGAGAAAATATTCGGATTTAAATATAATTGGACTTGATCAAGATCCATTCGCGAGAAAATCAGCATTAAAAAAACTTGATGAGTTTAAAAGTAGGATTGATATAAGGGCTTCAAATTTTGCGGATTTTGTACCAAAAGAAAAAGTTTCTTTTGTGATTGCAGATCTTGGAGTAAATAGTAACCAACTTGATGACCCTAAAAGAGGATTTAGTTTCCAAAAAGATGGTCCGCTTGATATGCGAATGAATCCTTTGCTTGATGTTGATGCAGAGAAATTAATTGAGGTTTTAAATGAAAAAGATCTAGCTAACCTAATCTATAAATATGGAGATGAGAGATTATCAAGAAAGATTGCTAGGAAAATAAAATTAGATTTGAAGGAAAATGGAAAATATTCTGGGACAAAAGAGTTAGCTTACTCTATTGCAGGCTGCTTCCCACCAAAACAAAGATATAAAAAAATACATCCAGCAACAAGAACATTTCAAGCACTAAGAATTGCTGTTAATAAAGAAATTGAAGTATTAGAAAAATTTTTGCAAGTTGTACCTGAATGGCTTTTGCCAGGGGGTATTATTTCTGTTATTAGTTTTCATTCTCTTGAGGACAGGTTAGTTAAAAGTTGTTTTAAGAATGATCAAAGACTAAAAAACCTGACAAAAAAACCAATAACTCCTTCCGAAGAAGAAGTCGAACTTAATAAAAGAGCTAGAAGTGGAAAATTAAGAATTGCTCAATTAAATTAA
- a CDS encoding NAD(P)H-quinone oxidoreductase subunit H, which yields MAQLETRTEPMVVNFGPHHPSMHGVLRLVVTLDGENVIDCEPVIGYLHRGMEKIAENRTNVMYVPYVSRMDYAAGMFYEAIVVNAPERLANIPVPKRASYIRVLMLELNRIANHLLWLGPFLADVGAQTPFFYIFREREMIYDLWEAATGQRLINNNFFRIGGVACDLPYGWLEKCIDFCDWFGPKIDEYEKLITNNPIFRKRIEGLGTIQRDQAINWSLSGPMLRASGVSWDLRKVDSYECYDDFDWQIASEKEGDCYARYRVRVEEMRQSLSIIRQACKMIPGGPTENLEAQRMSTEDKKSEIFGIDYQYVAKKVAPTFKIPNGELYTRLESGKGEIGVFIQGNNEVTPWRFKIRAADLNNLQILPHILKGAKIADIMAILGSIDVIMGSVDR from the coding sequence ATGGCTCAGCTAGAGACTAGAACAGAACCAATGGTGGTGAATTTTGGCCCTCACCATCCTTCAATGCATGGGGTTTTAAGGTTAGTTGTAACTCTTGATGGTGAGAATGTCATTGATTGTGAGCCAGTAATTGGATATTTACATAGAGGAATGGAAAAGATAGCTGAAAATAGAACAAATGTAATGTATGTCCCTTATGTAAGCAGAATGGATTATGCAGCAGGAATGTTTTATGAAGCTATTGTAGTAAATGCTCCTGAAAGATTAGCTAATATTCCAGTTCCCAAAAGAGCTAGTTACATCAGAGTTCTTATGCTCGAACTTAATCGAATTGCTAATCATCTTTTATGGCTTGGTCCCTTTTTAGCAGACGTAGGAGCTCAAACTCCATTTTTCTATATTTTTAGAGAAAGAGAGATGATCTATGATCTCTGGGAAGCTGCTACTGGACAAAGGCTAATAAATAATAATTTCTTCAGGATAGGCGGTGTCGCATGTGATCTCCCATACGGATGGTTAGAAAAATGTATAGACTTTTGCGATTGGTTTGGTCCTAAGATAGATGAATACGAAAAATTAATTACAAATAATCCAATTTTTAGAAAAAGAATTGAGGGTCTAGGAACAATACAAAGAGACCAGGCAATTAATTGGTCTTTGTCTGGCCCAATGCTTAGAGCTTCTGGAGTTTCTTGGGATTTAAGGAAAGTCGATAGTTATGAATGTTATGACGATTTTGATTGGCAGATAGCTTCGGAAAAAGAGGGAGATTGTTATGCGAGATATCGAGTAAGAGTTGAAGAGATGAGACAATCACTAAGCATTATTCGCCAAGCCTGCAAAATGATTCCAGGAGGTCCAACAGAAAATTTAGAAGCTCAAAGAATGTCGACTGAAGATAAGAAAAGTGAAATATTTGGTATTGACTATCAATATGTAGCTAAGAAGGTTGCTCCAACTTTTAAAATTCCTAACGGAGAATTATATACAAGATTAGAGTCCGGCAAAGGAGAAATAGGTGTATTTATTCAAGGAAATAATGAAGTTACCCCATGGAGATTTAAAATCAGAGCAGCTGATTTAAATAATCTGCAAATATTACCTCATATTCTTAAAGGTGCCAAAATCGCTGATATTATGGCAATCCTTGGTTCAATAGATGTCATTATGGGATCTGTTGATAGATAA
- a CDS encoding acyl-CoA thioesterase, translating into MKPSDWLILQKKVRFGDCDSAGVIHFHNLLKWSHEAWEESIEIYGIPCNDIFPDFSIRKSQIIFPIVNCEANFNAPIKIGDLLKVKIAPHKINTHLFQVNSFFIKNGNKVAEGKIIHCSLDVDSRNKIEIPDQLERWIEASNVSTNLKEC; encoded by the coding sequence ATGAAACCCTCTGACTGGTTAATATTGCAGAAGAAAGTAAGGTTTGGTGATTGTGATTCTGCAGGTGTAATTCATTTTCATAACTTATTAAAATGGTCGCATGAAGCTTGGGAAGAAAGTATTGAAATCTATGGGATCCCTTGTAACGATATTTTTCCAGATTTTTCTATACGTAAAAGTCAAATTATTTTTCCAATAGTAAATTGTGAAGCAAACTTTAATGCGCCTATAAAAATTGGAGATTTATTAAAAGTAAAAATTGCCCCTCATAAAATTAATACTCATTTGTTCCAAGTAAATAGCTTTTTTATAAAAAATGGAAATAAAGTAGCCGAAGGAAAAATTATACACTGTTCTTTAGATGTTGATTCAAGAAATAAAATAGAAATTCCCGATCAGTTAGAAAGATGGATAGAGGCTTCTAATGTGAGTACAAATTTAAAAGAATGCTGA
- a CDS encoding AMP-binding protein — protein sequence MKNKIHTIEVENNETQSVEKIIEKIRDNKIIYVKNKFYEDKDVLDSITENGPAIILNSSGSSGKPRQCFHHLNNLKLSATTSGQWLIEQGFELQNCLILNTLPLNHISGLMPIFRSQIWGCDCINISPNLIKKTRELLLFTIKFKKNKKHLITSLVPTQLQRLLAQKDGISWLKIFDLIWVGGASISDETAEQCIKEKIKLAPCYGATETAAMVTSLKPKEFLMGFKNVGEILPDTKIRINAQGLIEIKSARIGIEIIDSLKTENFKNKNGWWQTSDLGEIKQINNSYYLKFVGRSDNAFNSGGEVVFPEVIESRLNDFIMKENIPINKFNIAKVSNKLWGNKIKVIVEFRELTNDKNIEISLNLLKNFSQSWPKHEKPEKWIVKNKNSITEKINYKFKK from the coding sequence ATGAAAAATAAAATTCATACTATTGAAGTTGAAAATAACGAAACTCAATCTGTAGAAAAAATTATTGAAAAAATTAGAGATAATAAAATTATTTATGTAAAAAACAAATTTTATGAAGACAAAGATGTATTAGATTCAATTACTGAAAATGGGCCAGCAATTATCTTAAACAGTAGTGGGAGTTCTGGAAAACCGAGACAATGTTTTCACCATTTAAATAATCTTAAATTATCTGCAACTACATCAGGTCAATGGCTAATAGAGCAAGGATTTGAATTACAAAACTGCTTAATTTTAAATACTTTACCCCTGAACCATATAAGTGGATTAATGCCAATTTTTAGAAGTCAAATTTGGGGATGTGATTGTATTAATATTTCTCCGAATTTGATAAAAAAAACTCGAGAACTTTTACTTTTCACAATTAAATTTAAAAAAAACAAAAAACACTTGATTACATCATTAGTACCTACCCAATTACAAAGACTTTTAGCTCAAAAAGATGGAATTAGTTGGCTAAAAATTTTTGATCTAATTTGGGTAGGTGGAGCTTCAATTTCAGACGAAACGGCAGAACAATGTATAAAAGAAAAAATAAAATTAGCACCTTGTTACGGCGCAACTGAAACAGCAGCAATGGTTACGAGTTTAAAACCAAAAGAATTCTTAATGGGTTTTAAAAATGTTGGAGAAATACTACCTGATACAAAAATAAGAATTAACGCACAAGGATTAATCGAAATAAAATCAGCCAGAATTGGAATCGAAATAATAGATTCTTTAAAAACTGAAAATTTCAAAAATAAAAATGGGTGGTGGCAAACAAGTGATTTAGGTGAAATTAAGCAAATCAATAATTCTTACTATTTAAAATTTGTTGGAAGAAGTGATAATGCCTTTAATTCAGGAGGAGAAGTTGTTTTCCCTGAAGTAATTGAATCTAGATTAAATGATTTCATTATGAAAGAAAATATCCCAATTAATAAATTCAATATTGCGAAAGTATCTAACAAATTATGGGGAAATAAAATTAAAGTAATAGTTGAATTTAGAGAACTTACAAATGATAAAAATATTGAAATTTCTTTAAATTTATTAAAAAATTTTTCTCAAAGTTGGCCTAAACATGAAAAGCCTGAAAAGTGGATTGTTAAAAACAAAAATAGCATTACAGAAAAAATAAACTATAAATTTAAAAAATAA
- a CDS encoding o-succinylbenzoate synthase: MNLIFQKKSYSFKLSAKVENSKTNYHTKSGWIIKLISNDKKIGFGEVSPLQKKDLKKCAKQLDMIPEYIEEFNLSEQINIFHPCIQSAINSALAEINGKIIFKENYYFDEIGKTAILLNHENVVSDLNDIKKRHCDIGKSLTLKWKVALKNNHEEEAKLEEILSKIGNNIKLRIDANGSWGREIANRWADILKDNKNIDWLEQPLCVDDIDGLTELNKKIPIALDESLLKFPTLIDEWKGWQIRRPSQENNPVKLLRELENKKALISISTSFETGIGKRWLHHLSSLQLQGPTPKVPGLAMNKFPNSFLFLNEAKTIWDQL, encoded by the coding sequence ATGAACTTAATATTTCAAAAAAAATCTTATAGCTTTAAGTTATCGGCCAAAGTAGAAAATTCTAAAACCAATTACCATACAAAATCGGGTTGGATAATTAAATTAATAAGTAATGATAAAAAAATAGGGTTTGGAGAAGTTTCACCGCTACAAAAAAAAGACTTAAAAAAGTGTGCGAAACAACTAGATATGATCCCTGAGTATATAGAGGAATTTAATTTATCTGAGCAAATAAATATTTTTCACCCATGCATTCAATCTGCAATAAATTCTGCATTAGCTGAGATTAATGGAAAAATAATTTTTAAAGAAAACTACTACTTTGATGAAATTGGTAAAACAGCCATATTGTTAAATCATGAAAATGTAGTTTCAGATCTAAATGATATTAAAAAAAGACATTGTGATATTGGAAAATCATTAACCTTAAAATGGAAAGTAGCACTAAAAAATAACCATGAGGAAGAAGCAAAATTAGAAGAAATTTTAAGCAAAATAGGTAATAATATTAAGTTAAGAATAGATGCTAATGGTTCTTGGGGAAGAGAGATAGCTAATAGATGGGCTGATATTTTAAAAGATAATAAAAATATAGATTGGTTAGAACAACCTCTCTGTGTTGATGATATTGATGGACTGACAGAACTAAACAAAAAAATTCCAATAGCTTTAGACGAATCACTTTTAAAATTTCCAACTTTGATTGATGAGTGGAAGGGTTGGCAAATTAGAAGGCCTTCTCAAGAAAATAATCCAGTTAAGCTTTTAAGAGAATTAGAAAATAAAAAAGCTTTAATATCTATAAGTACCTCATTTGAAACTGGAATAGGAAAGAGATGGCTCCATCATTTATCTTCTCTACAATTACAAGGACCAACACCAAAAGTTCCTGGTTTAGCAATGAATAAATTCCCTAATTCGTTTCTATTTTTAAATGAAGCAAAAACGATATGGGATCAACTATGA